The following proteins are encoded in a genomic region of Drosophila bipectinata strain 14024-0381.07 chromosome XL, DbipHiC1v2, whole genome shotgun sequence:
- the OtopLa gene encoding uncharacterized protein OtopLa isoform X6 translates to MQRCPYIHEMRERLLDQPRETLQLENMERANLLENRQSASESNQLQGDTYHTSPAHQRTPLVPHDLGEDFNLDFDEDYPIDVRRPKNAKTSLFIVTSLVYAILLIVVCIAYVISDVTTHRLPVLYYETFFTYLYGVSILFLLYVFCFLLQESSCCNGGNGGSKPKPQPKEKKSKKAKNADPADSKDAKGSKDSGKAAKGAAYQEAPVDAEVAVTPKNVRKRKTTHSDPTHGSFFLRVGAIAFGLGAMIYIGLEFGSFFEIPFDSPCHHILIGVNPLLQMIFTFMQMYFIFMNARTRPPFQLNIHRFKVIARFGLMHVVATNICVWIRTLVKESLLEITIYHQKNDPEPGASSIAHSIRQHALRHAGTVLRTHAGPNSEFEVLDGEDILPKDVYKTDNVLSKLVRNTVDGISKSLGMGGDSVTSTTTSTTTTTRAPYTTPGYQWHSTTMARKLKKFITSATTAATNSISGGGSSTSTSSSTSTSTTTTTTTIPPPSSTSTYIPSSSTFTTAFPSSPSQSAGNLETSSSFSGLQRILSSAAAPVDGFGPASTASSGTGAGTGLDAFLASSLSPESSTQGPGASIMNNLFGQGPMENSFQTYTDFGHEESTGLVSFENLESLDNIYPAALSSNIGTLNSTACGRIDIMGTIVYDSAPYLYPFIIEYSLIGAVVLYVMWKHIGRYPGRMNDEDLEHRLEVMLSRRAVAMAQQARSGRVDCVGSSKGLFFGLLLLVGALICLILFFVLVRHQQFSLLAIYLADASHCILMAFAILAIIVGFISQEPQVPLRGAVEPQRHLAAHLGLWIVHLLRVQHHCRQPEGTGERAQSIGDDHRRSCRLPGDPPAVIHCGRVPATCPPAGARPEQARPPDRHLPTHLQRGHVRHLHIRSSKSIRQSCSAGVLRIRALVDHPAHHTAPVHLPSLPQRRDTRRDLEDHLQGTPGVSWIVYIYTETYIPAHIRMSWP, encoded by the exons ATGCAGCGGTGTCCCTACATTCATGAGATGCGGGAACGATTGCTGGACCAACCGAGGGAGACACTTCAGCTGGAGAACATGGAGCGGGCCAATCTGCTCGAGAACCGCCAGTCGGCATCCGAATCCAACCAG CTACAAGGCGATACCTACCACACGAGTCCTGCCCACCAGAGGACTCCCCTAGTCCCACACGATCTTGGCGAGGACTTCAATTTGGATTTCGACGAGGACTATCCCATCGATGTGCGACGACCGAAAAATGCCAA GACATCGCTATTTATTGTGACCAGCCTGGTGTATGCGATCCTCCTGATCGTCGTCTGCATCGCTTACGTAATCAGTGACGTGACTACACACCGCCTGCCGGTGCTCTACTACGAGACATTCTTCACCTATCTGTACGGCGTCAGCATACTCTTCCTCCTCTATGTCTTCTGTTTCCTGCTGCAGG AAAGCTCTTGCTGCAACGGCGGCAACGGTGGCAGCAAACCGAAACCCCAGCCCAAGGAGAAAAAGTCGAAGAAAGCCAAGAATGCCGATCCGGCCGATTCGAAGGACGCGAAGGGCTCTAAGGACTCTGGCAAGGCCGCCAAGGGCGCCGCCTATCAG gAAGCACCCGTGGATGCCGAGGTGGCCGTCACCCCGAAGAATGTGCGAAAGAGGAAGACCACCCACAGCGATCCCACCCATGGCAGTTTCTTCCTGCGAGTAGGAGCCATAG CTTTCGGTCTTGGTGCCATGATCTACATTGGACTGGAGTTTGGCTCGTTCTTCGAGATCCCCTTCGATTCGCCGTGCCACCACATTCTGATCGGAGTCAATCCCCTCCTGCAGATGATCTTCACCTTCATGCAGATGTACTTTATATTCATGAACGCCCGG ACTAGGCCGCCATTTCAG CTGAACATCCACCGATTCAAGGTGATTGCCCGCTTCGGTCTGATGCACGTGGTGGCCACCAATATTTGCGTGTGGATCCGCACCCTGGTCAAGGAATCCCTGCTGGAGATCACCATTTACCACCAGAAGAACGACCCCGAGCCGGGAGCCTCCTCCATTGCTCATTCGATCAGGCAACATGCCCTGCGCCATGCCGGCACAGTGCTCCGGACCCATGCCGGACCCAACAGCGAGTTCGAAGTGCTGGACGGTGAGGACATCCTGCCCAAGGATGTCTACAAGACGGACAACGTGCTGTCCAAGCTGGTGCGCAACACAGTCGATGGTATCTCAAAGAGCCTGGGCATGGGCGGCGACTCCGTGACGAGCACCACCACCagtaccaccaccaccacccggGCACCGTACACCACGCCCGGCTACCAATGGCACAGCACTACTATGGCCCGCAAGCTGAAGAAGTTTATCACCAGCGCCACCACCGCGGCCACCAATAGCATCtccggcggcggcagcagcaccTCCACCAGCTCATCCACCAGTacatccaccaccaccaccaccacaacgaTTCCGCCTCCATCTAGCACCAGCACCTACATCCCATCATCATCGACCTTCACCACCGCATTCCCGTCATCGCCGTCGCAGTCGGCCGGAAATTTGGAGACCAGCAGCAGCTTCAGCGGCCTACAGCGAATCCTCTCCAGCGCCGCCGCGCCAGTCGACGGGTTCGGTCCGGCATCTACCGCCAGTTCGGGTACGGGTGCGGGTACGGGACTGGACGCCTTCCTTGCCAGCAGCCTCAGCCCGGAGAGCAGCACTCAGGGCCCGGGCGCCAGCATCATGAACAACCTCTTCGGCCAGGGACCCATGGAGAACAGCTTCCAGACGTACACGGACTTTGGCCATGAGGAGTCCACCGGCCTGGTCAGTTTCGAGAATCTGGAGAGCCTCGACAATATCTATCCGGCTGCCCTGTCCTCCAACATTGGTACACTCAACTCCACCGCCTGTGGACGCATCGATATTATGGGAACGATTGTCTACGATTCGGCCCCGTATCTGTATCCGTTCATCATCGAGTACTCTTTGATCGGGGCGGTGGTGTTGTATGTGATGTGGAAGCACATCGGCCGCTATCCGGGCCGGATGAACGACGAGGATCTGGAGCACCGGCTGGAGGTGATGCTCTCCCGGCGGGCGGTGGCTATGGCTCAGCAGGCGCGTTCCGGACGCGTCGACTGCGTTGGCTCGTCGAAGGGACTCTTCTttgggctgctgctgctggtcgGGGCCCTCATCTGCCTGATACTCTTCTTCGTCTTGGTGCGCCATCAGCAGTTCTCGCTGTTGGCCATCTACCTGGCCGATGCCAGTCACTGCATCCTGATGGCCTTCGCCATACTGGCCATAATAGTGGGCTTTATCAG TCAAGAACCTCAAGTTCCGCTGCGAGGAGCAGTCGAACCTCAACGACATCTTGCTGCGCATCTCGGCCTTTGGATTGTTCACCTACTCCGTGTTCAGCATCATTGCCGGCAGCCTGAAGGTACTGGAGAGCGAGCCCAGTCTATTGGTGACGACCACCGGCGGAGTTGCCGTCTTCCAGGTGATCCTCCAGCTGTTATTCATTGCGGACGTGTCCCGGCGACGTGTCCACCTGCCGGAGCACGACCGGAGCAAGCCCGGCCGCCAGATCGTCACCTTCCTACTCATCTGCAACGTGGCCATGTTCGCCATCTACACATTCGAAGCTCAAAAAGTATTCGCCAATCCT GTTCAGCTGGAGTTCTACGGATTCGTGCCCTGGTCGATCATCCAGCGCATCACACTGCCCCTGTGCATCTTCCATCGCTTCCACAGCGCCGTGACACTCGCCGAGATCTGGAAGACCACCTACAAGGCACGCCTGGAGTAAGCTGgatcgtatatatatatacagaaacaTATATCCCGGCACACATACGTATGTCCTGGCCATAG
- the OtopLa gene encoding uncharacterized protein OtopLa isoform X1 — protein sequence MQRCPYIHEMRERLLDQPRETLQLENMERANLLENRQSASESNQVGTVVKLQGDTYHTSPAHQRTPLVPHDLGEDFNLDFDEDYPIDVRRPKNANGKHPPVLMRPQPRTSLFIVTSLVYAILLIVVCIAYVISDVTTHRLPVLYYETFFTYLYGVSILFLLYVFCFLLQESSCCNGGNGGSKPKPQPKEKKSKKAKNADPADSKDAKGSKDSGKAAKGAAYQEAPVDAEVAVTPKNVRKRKTTHSDPTHGSFFLRVGAIAFGLGAMIYIGLEFGSFFEIPFDSPCHHILIGVNPLLQMIFTFMQMYFIFMNARTRPPFQLNIHRFKVIARFGLMHVVATNICVWIRTLVKESLLEITIYHQKNDPEPGASSIAHSIRQHALRHAGTVLRTHAGPNSEFEVLDGEDILPKDVYKTDNVLSKLVRNTVDGISKSLGMGGDSVTSTTTSTTTTTRAPYTTPGYQWHSTTMARKLKKFITSATTAATNSISGGGSSTSTSSSTSTSTTTTTTTIPPPSSTSTYIPSSSTFTTAFPSSPSQSAGNLETSSSFSGLQRILSSAAAPVDGFGPASTASSGTGAGTGLDAFLASSLSPESSTQGPGASIMNNLFGQGPMENSFQTYTDFGHEESTGLVSFENLESLDNIYPAALSSNIGTLNSTACGRIDIMGTIVYDSAPYLYPFIIEYSLIGAVVLYVMWKHIGRYPGRMNDEDLEHRLEVMLSRRAVAMAQQARSGRVDCVGSSKGLFFGLLLLVGALICLILFFVLVRHQQFSLLAIYLADASHCILMAFAILAIIVGFISQEPQVPLRGAVEPQRHLAAHLGLWIVHLLRVQHHCRQPEGTGERAQSIGDDHRRSCRLPGDPPAVIHCGRVPATCPPAGARPEQARPPDRHLPTHLQRGHVRHLHIRSSKSIRQSCSAGVLRIRALVDHPAHHTAPVHLPSLPQRRDTRRDLEDHLQGTPGVSWIVYIYTETYIPAHIRMSWP from the exons ATGCAGCGGTGTCCCTACATTCATGAGATGCGGGAACGATTGCTGGACCAACCGAGGGAGACACTTCAGCTGGAGAACATGGAGCGGGCCAATCTGCTCGAGAACCGCCAGTCGGCATCCGAATCCAACCAGGTCGGCACTGTGGTGAAG CTACAAGGCGATACCTACCACACGAGTCCTGCCCACCAGAGGACTCCCCTAGTCCCACACGATCTTGGCGAGGACTTCAATTTGGATTTCGACGAGGACTATCCCATCGATGTGCGACGACCGAAAAATGCCAA CGGCAAACATCCACCGGTCCTGATGCGTCCGCAGCCAAG GACATCGCTATTTATTGTGACCAGCCTGGTGTATGCGATCCTCCTGATCGTCGTCTGCATCGCTTACGTAATCAGTGACGTGACTACACACCGCCTGCCGGTGCTCTACTACGAGACATTCTTCACCTATCTGTACGGCGTCAGCATACTCTTCCTCCTCTATGTCTTCTGTTTCCTGCTGCAGG AAAGCTCTTGCTGCAACGGCGGCAACGGTGGCAGCAAACCGAAACCCCAGCCCAAGGAGAAAAAGTCGAAGAAAGCCAAGAATGCCGATCCGGCCGATTCGAAGGACGCGAAGGGCTCTAAGGACTCTGGCAAGGCCGCCAAGGGCGCCGCCTATCAG gAAGCACCCGTGGATGCCGAGGTGGCCGTCACCCCGAAGAATGTGCGAAAGAGGAAGACCACCCACAGCGATCCCACCCATGGCAGTTTCTTCCTGCGAGTAGGAGCCATAG CTTTCGGTCTTGGTGCCATGATCTACATTGGACTGGAGTTTGGCTCGTTCTTCGAGATCCCCTTCGATTCGCCGTGCCACCACATTCTGATCGGAGTCAATCCCCTCCTGCAGATGATCTTCACCTTCATGCAGATGTACTTTATATTCATGAACGCCCGG ACTAGGCCGCCATTTCAG CTGAACATCCACCGATTCAAGGTGATTGCCCGCTTCGGTCTGATGCACGTGGTGGCCACCAATATTTGCGTGTGGATCCGCACCCTGGTCAAGGAATCCCTGCTGGAGATCACCATTTACCACCAGAAGAACGACCCCGAGCCGGGAGCCTCCTCCATTGCTCATTCGATCAGGCAACATGCCCTGCGCCATGCCGGCACAGTGCTCCGGACCCATGCCGGACCCAACAGCGAGTTCGAAGTGCTGGACGGTGAGGACATCCTGCCCAAGGATGTCTACAAGACGGACAACGTGCTGTCCAAGCTGGTGCGCAACACAGTCGATGGTATCTCAAAGAGCCTGGGCATGGGCGGCGACTCCGTGACGAGCACCACCACCagtaccaccaccaccacccggGCACCGTACACCACGCCCGGCTACCAATGGCACAGCACTACTATGGCCCGCAAGCTGAAGAAGTTTATCACCAGCGCCACCACCGCGGCCACCAATAGCATCtccggcggcggcagcagcaccTCCACCAGCTCATCCACCAGTacatccaccaccaccaccaccacaacgaTTCCGCCTCCATCTAGCACCAGCACCTACATCCCATCATCATCGACCTTCACCACCGCATTCCCGTCATCGCCGTCGCAGTCGGCCGGAAATTTGGAGACCAGCAGCAGCTTCAGCGGCCTACAGCGAATCCTCTCCAGCGCCGCCGCGCCAGTCGACGGGTTCGGTCCGGCATCTACCGCCAGTTCGGGTACGGGTGCGGGTACGGGACTGGACGCCTTCCTTGCCAGCAGCCTCAGCCCGGAGAGCAGCACTCAGGGCCCGGGCGCCAGCATCATGAACAACCTCTTCGGCCAGGGACCCATGGAGAACAGCTTCCAGACGTACACGGACTTTGGCCATGAGGAGTCCACCGGCCTGGTCAGTTTCGAGAATCTGGAGAGCCTCGACAATATCTATCCGGCTGCCCTGTCCTCCAACATTGGTACACTCAACTCCACCGCCTGTGGACGCATCGATATTATGGGAACGATTGTCTACGATTCGGCCCCGTATCTGTATCCGTTCATCATCGAGTACTCTTTGATCGGGGCGGTGGTGTTGTATGTGATGTGGAAGCACATCGGCCGCTATCCGGGCCGGATGAACGACGAGGATCTGGAGCACCGGCTGGAGGTGATGCTCTCCCGGCGGGCGGTGGCTATGGCTCAGCAGGCGCGTTCCGGACGCGTCGACTGCGTTGGCTCGTCGAAGGGACTCTTCTttgggctgctgctgctggtcgGGGCCCTCATCTGCCTGATACTCTTCTTCGTCTTGGTGCGCCATCAGCAGTTCTCGCTGTTGGCCATCTACCTGGCCGATGCCAGTCACTGCATCCTGATGGCCTTCGCCATACTGGCCATAATAGTGGGCTTTATCAG TCAAGAACCTCAAGTTCCGCTGCGAGGAGCAGTCGAACCTCAACGACATCTTGCTGCGCATCTCGGCCTTTGGATTGTTCACCTACTCCGTGTTCAGCATCATTGCCGGCAGCCTGAAGGTACTGGAGAGCGAGCCCAGTCTATTGGTGACGACCACCGGCGGAGTTGCCGTCTTCCAGGTGATCCTCCAGCTGTTATTCATTGCGGACGTGTCCCGGCGACGTGTCCACCTGCCGGAGCACGACCGGAGCAAGCCCGGCCGCCAGATCGTCACCTTCCTACTCATCTGCAACGTGGCCATGTTCGCCATCTACACATTCGAAGCTCAAAAAGTATTCGCCAATCCT GTTCAGCTGGAGTTCTACGGATTCGTGCCCTGGTCGATCATCCAGCGCATCACACTGCCCCTGTGCATCTTCCATCGCTTCCACAGCGCCGTGACACTCGCCGAGATCTGGAAGACCACCTACAAGGCACGCCTGGAGTAAGCTGgatcgtatatatatatacagaaacaTATATCCCGGCACACATACGTATGTCCTGGCCATAG
- the OtopLa gene encoding uncharacterized protein OtopLa isoform X2 — protein sequence MQRCPYIHEMRERLLDQPRETLQLENMERANLLENRQSASESNQVGTVVKLQGDTYHTSPAHQRTPLVPHDLGEDFNLDFDEDYPIDVRRPKNANGKHPPVLMRPQPRTSLFIVTSLVYAILLIVVCIAYVISDVTTHRLPVLYYETFFTYLYGVSILFLLYVFCFLLQESSCCNGGNGGSKPKPQPKEKKSKKAKNADPADSKDAKGSKDSGKAAKGAAYQEAPVDAEVAVTPKNVRKRKTTHSDPTHGSFFLRVGAIAFGLGAMIYIGLEFGSFFEIPFDSPCHHILIGVNPLLQMIFTFMQMYFIFMNARLNIHRFKVIARFGLMHVVATNICVWIRTLVKESLLEITIYHQKNDPEPGASSIAHSIRQHALRHAGTVLRTHAGPNSEFEVLDGEDILPKDVYKTDNVLSKLVRNTVDGISKSLGMGGDSVTSTTTSTTTTTRAPYTTPGYQWHSTTMARKLKKFITSATTAATNSISGGGSSTSTSSSTSTSTTTTTTTIPPPSSTSTYIPSSSTFTTAFPSSPSQSAGNLETSSSFSGLQRILSSAAAPVDGFGPASTASSGTGAGTGLDAFLASSLSPESSTQGPGASIMNNLFGQGPMENSFQTYTDFGHEESTGLVSFENLESLDNIYPAALSSNIGTLNSTACGRIDIMGTIVYDSAPYLYPFIIEYSLIGAVVLYVMWKHIGRYPGRMNDEDLEHRLEVMLSRRAVAMAQQARSGRVDCVGSSKGLFFGLLLLVGALICLILFFVLVRHQQFSLLAIYLADASHCILMAFAILAIIVGFISQEPQVPLRGAVEPQRHLAAHLGLWIVHLLRVQHHCRQPEGTGERAQSIGDDHRRSCRLPGDPPAVIHCGRVPATCPPAGARPEQARPPDRHLPTHLQRGHVRHLHIRSSKSIRQSCSAGVLRIRALVDHPAHHTAPVHLPSLPQRRDTRRDLEDHLQGTPGVSWIVYIYTETYIPAHIRMSWP from the exons ATGCAGCGGTGTCCCTACATTCATGAGATGCGGGAACGATTGCTGGACCAACCGAGGGAGACACTTCAGCTGGAGAACATGGAGCGGGCCAATCTGCTCGAGAACCGCCAGTCGGCATCCGAATCCAACCAGGTCGGCACTGTGGTGAAG CTACAAGGCGATACCTACCACACGAGTCCTGCCCACCAGAGGACTCCCCTAGTCCCACACGATCTTGGCGAGGACTTCAATTTGGATTTCGACGAGGACTATCCCATCGATGTGCGACGACCGAAAAATGCCAA CGGCAAACATCCACCGGTCCTGATGCGTCCGCAGCCAAG GACATCGCTATTTATTGTGACCAGCCTGGTGTATGCGATCCTCCTGATCGTCGTCTGCATCGCTTACGTAATCAGTGACGTGACTACACACCGCCTGCCGGTGCTCTACTACGAGACATTCTTCACCTATCTGTACGGCGTCAGCATACTCTTCCTCCTCTATGTCTTCTGTTTCCTGCTGCAGG AAAGCTCTTGCTGCAACGGCGGCAACGGTGGCAGCAAACCGAAACCCCAGCCCAAGGAGAAAAAGTCGAAGAAAGCCAAGAATGCCGATCCGGCCGATTCGAAGGACGCGAAGGGCTCTAAGGACTCTGGCAAGGCCGCCAAGGGCGCCGCCTATCAG gAAGCACCCGTGGATGCCGAGGTGGCCGTCACCCCGAAGAATGTGCGAAAGAGGAAGACCACCCACAGCGATCCCACCCATGGCAGTTTCTTCCTGCGAGTAGGAGCCATAG CTTTCGGTCTTGGTGCCATGATCTACATTGGACTGGAGTTTGGCTCGTTCTTCGAGATCCCCTTCGATTCGCCGTGCCACCACATTCTGATCGGAGTCAATCCCCTCCTGCAGATGATCTTCACCTTCATGCAGATGTACTTTATATTCATGAACGCCCGG CTGAACATCCACCGATTCAAGGTGATTGCCCGCTTCGGTCTGATGCACGTGGTGGCCACCAATATTTGCGTGTGGATCCGCACCCTGGTCAAGGAATCCCTGCTGGAGATCACCATTTACCACCAGAAGAACGACCCCGAGCCGGGAGCCTCCTCCATTGCTCATTCGATCAGGCAACATGCCCTGCGCCATGCCGGCACAGTGCTCCGGACCCATGCCGGACCCAACAGCGAGTTCGAAGTGCTGGACGGTGAGGACATCCTGCCCAAGGATGTCTACAAGACGGACAACGTGCTGTCCAAGCTGGTGCGCAACACAGTCGATGGTATCTCAAAGAGCCTGGGCATGGGCGGCGACTCCGTGACGAGCACCACCACCagtaccaccaccaccacccggGCACCGTACACCACGCCCGGCTACCAATGGCACAGCACTACTATGGCCCGCAAGCTGAAGAAGTTTATCACCAGCGCCACCACCGCGGCCACCAATAGCATCtccggcggcggcagcagcaccTCCACCAGCTCATCCACCAGTacatccaccaccaccaccaccacaacgaTTCCGCCTCCATCTAGCACCAGCACCTACATCCCATCATCATCGACCTTCACCACCGCATTCCCGTCATCGCCGTCGCAGTCGGCCGGAAATTTGGAGACCAGCAGCAGCTTCAGCGGCCTACAGCGAATCCTCTCCAGCGCCGCCGCGCCAGTCGACGGGTTCGGTCCGGCATCTACCGCCAGTTCGGGTACGGGTGCGGGTACGGGACTGGACGCCTTCCTTGCCAGCAGCCTCAGCCCGGAGAGCAGCACTCAGGGCCCGGGCGCCAGCATCATGAACAACCTCTTCGGCCAGGGACCCATGGAGAACAGCTTCCAGACGTACACGGACTTTGGCCATGAGGAGTCCACCGGCCTGGTCAGTTTCGAGAATCTGGAGAGCCTCGACAATATCTATCCGGCTGCCCTGTCCTCCAACATTGGTACACTCAACTCCACCGCCTGTGGACGCATCGATATTATGGGAACGATTGTCTACGATTCGGCCCCGTATCTGTATCCGTTCATCATCGAGTACTCTTTGATCGGGGCGGTGGTGTTGTATGTGATGTGGAAGCACATCGGCCGCTATCCGGGCCGGATGAACGACGAGGATCTGGAGCACCGGCTGGAGGTGATGCTCTCCCGGCGGGCGGTGGCTATGGCTCAGCAGGCGCGTTCCGGACGCGTCGACTGCGTTGGCTCGTCGAAGGGACTCTTCTttgggctgctgctgctggtcgGGGCCCTCATCTGCCTGATACTCTTCTTCGTCTTGGTGCGCCATCAGCAGTTCTCGCTGTTGGCCATCTACCTGGCCGATGCCAGTCACTGCATCCTGATGGCCTTCGCCATACTGGCCATAATAGTGGGCTTTATCAG TCAAGAACCTCAAGTTCCGCTGCGAGGAGCAGTCGAACCTCAACGACATCTTGCTGCGCATCTCGGCCTTTGGATTGTTCACCTACTCCGTGTTCAGCATCATTGCCGGCAGCCTGAAGGTACTGGAGAGCGAGCCCAGTCTATTGGTGACGACCACCGGCGGAGTTGCCGTCTTCCAGGTGATCCTCCAGCTGTTATTCATTGCGGACGTGTCCCGGCGACGTGTCCACCTGCCGGAGCACGACCGGAGCAAGCCCGGCCGCCAGATCGTCACCTTCCTACTCATCTGCAACGTGGCCATGTTCGCCATCTACACATTCGAAGCTCAAAAAGTATTCGCCAATCCT GTTCAGCTGGAGTTCTACGGATTCGTGCCCTGGTCGATCATCCAGCGCATCACACTGCCCCTGTGCATCTTCCATCGCTTCCACAGCGCCGTGACACTCGCCGAGATCTGGAAGACCACCTACAAGGCACGCCTGGAGTAAGCTGgatcgtatatatatatacagaaacaTATATCCCGGCACACATACGTATGTCCTGGCCATAG